In one window of Gossypium hirsutum isolate 1008001.06 chromosome A01, Gossypium_hirsutum_v2.1, whole genome shotgun sequence DNA:
- the LOC107917802 gene encoding calcium-dependent protein kinase 19 isoform X2, whose protein sequence is MGTCLTKSKDSKPTHNGYGSGPTTTAAVHQQRYQEPVRPAPVQPQFHHIPEKPGTQTPWKPVAPSPSPKPVAPRVDTILGKPFEDIRMHYTIGKELGKGQFGVTYLCIENSTGKQYACKTISKKKLVTRNDKEDMRREIQIMQHLSGQPNIVEFKGAYEDKLSVHLVMELCAGGELFDRIIAKGHYSERAAASICRAIVNVVHACHFMGVMHRDLKPENFLLSSKGENALLKATDFGLSVFIEDGKVYKDIVGSAYYVAPEVLLRKYGKEIDIWSAGVILYILLSGVPPFWAETEKRIFDAILEGEIDFESQPWPSISESAKDLVRQMLTQDPKKRITSTQVLEHPWIREGGSASDKPIDSAVLSRMKQFRRMNKLKQLALKVIAENLSSEEIQGLKQMFANIDTDNSGTITYEELKTGLARLGSKLTEAEVQQLMEAADVDGNGSIDYIEFITATMHRHRLERDEHLYKAFQHFDKDNSG, encoded by the exons ATGGGTACTTGCCTGACGAAAAGCAAAGACTCGAAGCCAACGCATAATGGGTATGGATCAGGACCGACAACTACGGCTGCTGTGCACCAACAAAGGTACCAGGAGCCTGTTAGGCCTGCACCAGTTCAACCCCAATTCCACCACATCCCTGAAAAACCAGGTACTCAAACACCTTGGAAGCCAGTGGCTCCATCGCCAAGCCCCAAGCCTGTTGCCCCAAGGGTTGACACCATTCTTGGTAAACCATTTGAAGATATAAGGATGCACTACACAATTGGTAAAGAATTAGGGAAAGGTCAGTTTGGTGTGACTTATCTTTGTATTGAAAATTCAACTGGAAAGCAATATGCCTGCAAGACCATATCCAAAAAGAAATTAGTCACGAGGAATGATAAGGAGGATATGAGAAGGGAGATACAAATTATGCAGCATTTGAGTGGACAGCCTAATATTGTGGAGTTTAAAGGTGCATATGAGGATAAGCTATCTGTTCACCTTGTAATGGAATTATGTGCTGGTGGTGAATTGTTTGATAGGATTATTGCCAAGGGACATTATAGTGAAAGGGCAGCTGCTTCCATTTGTAGGGCAATTGTGAATGTTGTCCATGCTTGCCATTTTATGGGAGTGATGCATAGGGACCTTAAGCCTGAGAATTTCTTGTTGTCTAGCAAGGGTGAGAATGCTCTTTTGAAGGCCACCGATTTCGGCTTGTCGGTGTTCATTGAAGATG GAAAGGTGTACAAGGATATAGTCGGGAGCGCGTACTATGTTGCTCCTGAAGTATTACTGCGAAAATATGGGAAAGAAATCGATATTTGGAGTGCAGGGGTTATATTATATATCTTACTCAGTGGTGTGCCTCCATTTTGGGCAG AAACGGAGAAGAGGATATTTGATGCTATTTTAGAAGGAGAAATTGACTTCGAAAGTCAACCATGGCCTTCTATTTCAGAGAGTGCCAAGGACCTAGTGCGCCAGATGTTAACACAGGATCCGAAAAAGCGGATTACTTCTACTCAAGTCCTAG AGCATCCATGGATAAGAGAAGGTGGAAGTGCATCAGACAAGCCTATAGATAGTGCAGTCCTTTCTAGAATGAAGCAATTCAGAAGAATGAACAAACTAAAGCAACTTGCCTTAAAG GTCATTGCGGAAAATCTTTCTAGCGAAGAAATCCAGGGTCTGAAGCAAATGTTTGCAAACATCGACACTGACAACAGTGGCACGATCACCTATGAAGAACTTAAGACCGGATTAGCTCGACTTGGATCAAAGCTCACAGAGGCAGAGGTGCAGCAACTAATGGAAGCT GCTGACGTGGATGGAAATGGTAGTATTGATTACATTGAATTCATCACTGCTACAATGCATAGACATAGGCTTGAAAGAGATGAACATCTTTACAAAGCTTTTCAACATTTTGATAAGGACAACAGTGGGTGA
- the LOC107917802 gene encoding calcium-dependent protein kinase 2 isoform X1, whose protein sequence is MGTCLTKSKDSKPTHNGYGSGPTTTAAVHQQRYQEPVRPAPVQPQFHHIPEKPGTQTPWKPVAPSPSPKPVAPRVDTILGKPFEDIRMHYTIGKELGKGQFGVTYLCIENSTGKQYACKTISKKKLVTRNDKEDMRREIQIMQHLSGQPNIVEFKGAYEDKLSVHLVMELCAGGELFDRIIAKGHYSERAAASICRAIVNVVHACHFMGVMHRDLKPENFLLSSKGENALLKATDFGLSVFIEDGKVYKDIVGSAYYVAPEVLLRKYGKEIDIWSAGVILYILLSGVPPFWAETEKRIFDAILEGEIDFESQPWPSISESAKDLVRQMLTQDPKKRITSTQVLEHPWIREGGSASDKPIDSAVLSRMKQFRRMNKLKQLALKVIAENLSSEEIQGLKQMFANIDTDNSGTITYEELKTGLARLGSKLTEAEVQQLMEAADVDGNGSIDYIEFITATMHRHRLERDEHLYKAFQHFDKDNSGYITRDELEAAMKEYGMGDDDTIKEIISEVDTDNDGKINYEEFRDMMRSGTQHTQLF, encoded by the exons ATGGGTACTTGCCTGACGAAAAGCAAAGACTCGAAGCCAACGCATAATGGGTATGGATCAGGACCGACAACTACGGCTGCTGTGCACCAACAAAGGTACCAGGAGCCTGTTAGGCCTGCACCAGTTCAACCCCAATTCCACCACATCCCTGAAAAACCAGGTACTCAAACACCTTGGAAGCCAGTGGCTCCATCGCCAAGCCCCAAGCCTGTTGCCCCAAGGGTTGACACCATTCTTGGTAAACCATTTGAAGATATAAGGATGCACTACACAATTGGTAAAGAATTAGGGAAAGGTCAGTTTGGTGTGACTTATCTTTGTATTGAAAATTCAACTGGAAAGCAATATGCCTGCAAGACCATATCCAAAAAGAAATTAGTCACGAGGAATGATAAGGAGGATATGAGAAGGGAGATACAAATTATGCAGCATTTGAGTGGACAGCCTAATATTGTGGAGTTTAAAGGTGCATATGAGGATAAGCTATCTGTTCACCTTGTAATGGAATTATGTGCTGGTGGTGAATTGTTTGATAGGATTATTGCCAAGGGACATTATAGTGAAAGGGCAGCTGCTTCCATTTGTAGGGCAATTGTGAATGTTGTCCATGCTTGCCATTTTATGGGAGTGATGCATAGGGACCTTAAGCCTGAGAATTTCTTGTTGTCTAGCAAGGGTGAGAATGCTCTTTTGAAGGCCACCGATTTCGGCTTGTCGGTGTTCATTGAAGATG GAAAGGTGTACAAGGATATAGTCGGGAGCGCGTACTATGTTGCTCCTGAAGTATTACTGCGAAAATATGGGAAAGAAATCGATATTTGGAGTGCAGGGGTTATATTATATATCTTACTCAGTGGTGTGCCTCCATTTTGGGCAG AAACGGAGAAGAGGATATTTGATGCTATTTTAGAAGGAGAAATTGACTTCGAAAGTCAACCATGGCCTTCTATTTCAGAGAGTGCCAAGGACCTAGTGCGCCAGATGTTAACACAGGATCCGAAAAAGCGGATTACTTCTACTCAAGTCCTAG AGCATCCATGGATAAGAGAAGGTGGAAGTGCATCAGACAAGCCTATAGATAGTGCAGTCCTTTCTAGAATGAAGCAATTCAGAAGAATGAACAAACTAAAGCAACTTGCCTTAAAG GTCATTGCGGAAAATCTTTCTAGCGAAGAAATCCAGGGTCTGAAGCAAATGTTTGCAAACATCGACACTGACAACAGTGGCACGATCACCTATGAAGAACTTAAGACCGGATTAGCTCGACTTGGATCAAAGCTCACAGAGGCAGAGGTGCAGCAACTAATGGAAGCT GCTGACGTGGATGGAAATGGTAGTATTGATTACATTGAATTCATCACTGCTACAATGCATAGACATAGGCTTGAAAGAGATGAACATCTTTACAAAGCTTTTCAACATTTTGATAAGGACAACAGTGG GTATATCACAAGAGATGAGCTAGAAGCAGCCATGAAAGAATACGGAATGGGTGATGATGACACAATCAAGGAAATAATATCCGAAGTTGACACCGACAAC GACGGTAAGATCAACTACGAGGAGTTCCGCGATATGATGAGAAGCGGAACCCAACACACACAACTCTTTTAG
- the LOC107917803 gene encoding protein translation factor SUI1 homolog, whose amino-acid sequence MVDLDVQIPTTFDPFAEAGEFDGTGTKEYVHIRIQQRNGKKSLTTVQGLRHDLSYEKILKSLKKDFCCNGNVVKDKELGKIIQLQGDQRKNVSQFLVNAGIVKKDQIKIHGF is encoded by the coding sequence ATGGTTGATTTGGACGTTCAGATCCCTACAACTTTCGATCCATTCGCCGAGGCTGGGGAATTTGATGGCACTGGAACCAAGGAGTATGTTCATATACGGATTCAACAAAGGAACGGGAAGAAAAGCTTGACGACGGTTCAAGGCCTGAGGCATGACCTGAGCTACGAGAAAATCCTCAAGAGTCTCAAGAAGGACTTTTGTTGCAACGGCAACGTTGTTAAAGACAAAGAGCTCGGCAAGATCATTCAACTCCAAGGCGATCAACGCAAGAACGTGTCGCAGTTCCTCGTTAATGCCGGCATCGTCAAGAAAGACCAAATCAAGATTCATGGTTTTTAA
- the LOC107918138 gene encoding uncharacterized protein, with translation MEKGKSARQAVEISLKKLNLNADRNFKSSRLISSLHSSKLRIEKTKPPSLVSLCLGVIGRHLEEIIEDLSEIAVNFPADIKIPLAAIARRRKLLNDDVIISLADSSWEILDLSGSDVSDFGLAKVAEMCKSLRAVDISQCKKITANGVSELVRHCHSLETMRCGGCPSSESTARRCLGILKPKLNDVEGDSWEELDTMEIGHGAQSLRWLVWPKIDEDTLEMLSAECPRIIVNPKPSLFGFKGTEVPREAFPDVALDDPIVEDIDPKTWSICRSMPKAMSPSLSSANELSIAEKFRLAFVERDTRLAPKRAKNARQHQRRAEREWMMTSTRAKALALASKATKSLHGRS, from the exons atggaaaagGGAAAATCTGCTCGACAAGCCGTAGAAATCTCGTTGAAGAAGCTCAATCTGAACGCTGATCGAAACTTTAAATCCTCTCGTTTGATATCTTCTCTTCACTCATCAA AGTTACGCATTGAGAAGACGAAACCTCCTAGTTTAGTGAGCTTGTGCCTTGGAGTTATTGGTCGGCATCTGGAGGAAATTATCGAGGATTTAAGTGAaattgctgttaattttcccgCGGATATTAAg ATACCATTGGCAGCAATAGCAAGGAGAAGAAAATTACTGAATGATGATGTCATCATCTCCTTGGCCGATAGTTCTTGGGAAATTCTTGACCTTTCTGGTTCAGATGTTTCCGATTTTGGCTTAGCTAAAGTAGCTGAAATGTGCAAATCTCTTCGGGCTGTGGATATAAG CCAATGCAAAAAAATTACTGCCAATGGTGTTTCTGAACTTGTACGGCACTGTCATTCATTGGAGACGATGAGATGCGG AGGGTGCCCTTCAAGCGAGTCTACAGCCCGGCGATGCTTAGGCATACTGAAGCCAAAGCTGAATGATGTGGAGGGAGATTCTTGGGAGGAGCTTGATACCATGGAGATTGGTCATGGTGCACAGTCTTTGCGTTGGCTTGTGTGG CCGAAAATTGATGAAGACACATTAGAGATGTTGTCGGCTGAATGCCCACGGATAATTGTAAATCCGAAGCCCTCACTTTTTGGTTTTAAAGGGACTGAAGTTCCTAGGGAAGCATTTCCAGATGTTGCTTTGGATGATCCGATTGTTGAGGACATTGATCCCAAAACATGGTCTATTTGTCGATCTATGCCAAAGGCAATGTCTCCTTCACTTTCAAGTGCCAATGAGTTATCCATAGCAGAAAAGTTTAGACTTGCCTTTGTGGAAAGAGACACACGTTTAGCTCCAAAGCGTGCGAAAAATGCAAGACAGCATCAGCGCCGTGCAGAGAGGGAGTGGATGATGACAAGTACACGAGCCAAGGCATTAGCTTTGGCCTCAAAAGCAACCAAATCTCTACATGGTCGAAGCTGA